The Paenibacillus macerans genome includes a window with the following:
- a CDS encoding ABC transporter permease: MFTYTIRRLGQMIPALIGIVLITFILSRVLPGDPAVMVAGEQAPPEVIEKIRHDMGLNKPLFAQFFDYLGQLLRGDLGFAYHTGHTVASDFASRFPATVELTLASILIAVIVAIPVGIVAATRKESIIDHISRVFSLVGACMPIFWLGLILIYVFYSKLGWAPAPMGRISGDLNPPTDITGLYVLDSLLSADFVALKSSIVHLILPAICLSTGTMAIVARMTRSSMLETIGQDFVRTARAKGLGEAVVIGKHALINALIPTLTVLGLQFGYLLGGAVITETIFSWPGVGGYITDSILAADYAPIQAFTLVSAVLYCLINLLVDLLYGLLDPRIRYE, encoded by the coding sequence TTGTTCACTTATACGATCCGGAGACTCGGACAGATGATCCCGGCGCTGATCGGCATCGTGCTGATTACGTTTATCCTGTCCCGCGTGCTGCCGGGCGATCCGGCGGTGATGGTGGCCGGCGAACAGGCGCCTCCGGAGGTCATCGAGAAAATCAGGCACGACATGGGGTTGAACAAGCCTCTGTTTGCCCAATTTTTCGACTACCTGGGGCAATTGCTGCGCGGGGATTTGGGCTTTGCGTACCACACCGGGCATACGGTGGCAAGCGATTTTGCTTCGCGATTCCCGGCCACGGTGGAGCTTACGCTGGCGAGTATCTTGATCGCCGTGATCGTGGCCATCCCGGTAGGCATCGTTGCCGCAACCCGCAAAGAATCGATCATCGACCACATATCGCGCGTATTTTCGCTGGTGGGCGCGTGCATGCCGATTTTTTGGCTCGGACTGATTTTGATTTACGTGTTCTACTCCAAGCTCGGCTGGGCGCCGGCGCCGATGGGGAGAATCAGCGGCGATCTGAATCCGCCGACGGACATTACCGGTTTGTACGTTTTGGACAGTTTGCTGTCCGCGGACTTTGTTGCTTTAAAGAGCAGCATTGTCCATCTGATTTTGCCGGCCATCTGCCTTAGCACCGGCACGATGGCGATCGTGGCCCGGATGACGCGCTCCAGCATGCTTGAGACCATCGGCCAGGATTTCGTCCGTACGGCGCGGGCCAAGGGCCTCGGCGAAGCGGTCGTGATCGGAAAGCACGCGCTAATCAACGCGCTGATTCCGACGCTTACGGTGCTTGGACTGCAGTTCGGTTATCTGCTGGGCGGCGCGGTCATTACGGAAACGATCTTTTCCTGGCCGGGGGTGGGCGGTTATATCACCGATTCCATTCTAGCGGCGGATTACGCGCCGATTCAAGCTTTTACGCTGGTCAGCGCCGTGTTGTACTGCTTGATTAATTTGCTGGTGGACTTGCTGTATGGCCTCCTGGATCCGCGTATTCGCTACGAATAG
- a CDS encoding ABC transporter permease, whose translation MSAGSTMTAESPVQPAKARKATFLRLLLRNRLATIGLTFILLWTIAAIIAPWVAPYDPYVPDTAAKLQPPNAAHWLGTDNFGRDIFSRVLYGARISIWTGLIAVGISFAIGVPLGGIAAYYRGKTETIIMRVMDVLLSFPSLVLSMAIAASMGAGLSSAMIAVGIVGIPEFARLMYGQTVSLREKEFVEASRSIGVKDRVILFKHILPNALAPLLVQATLGMGFAILTAASLSFLGLGVKPPIAEWGAMISEGREYIISGEWWLVTFPGLAIATAILGFNLLGDGFRDILDPRLRSGK comes from the coding sequence ATGTCTGCCGGGTCGACGATGACGGCGGAATCTCCGGTTCAGCCGGCCAAAGCACGCAAAGCTACGTTCCTGCGGCTGCTGCTGCGCAACCGGCTGGCGACCATCGGTTTGACGTTTATCCTCTTGTGGACGATCGCCGCGATCATTGCGCCGTGGGTCGCTCCGTACGATCCTTACGTACCGGATACCGCCGCCAAATTGCAGCCGCCGAACGCCGCCCACTGGCTGGGTACGGACAACTTCGGGAGAGATATTTTCAGCCGCGTTCTTTACGGGGCGCGAATCAGCATTTGGACGGGCTTGATCGCGGTGGGAATCTCCTTTGCGATCGGTGTTCCTTTGGGCGGCATCGCCGCTTATTACAGGGGGAAAACCGAAACGATCATTATGCGCGTGATGGACGTGCTGCTTTCTTTTCCATCGCTCGTTCTGTCCATGGCGATCGCGGCTTCCATGGGGGCCGGTTTATCCAGCGCCATGATCGCGGTCGGAATCGTCGGGATTCCCGAATTCGCCAGGCTGATGTACGGACAAACCGTTTCCCTGCGTGAAAAAGAGTTCGTGGAAGCCAGCCGGTCGATCGGGGTCAAGGATCGCGTCATTTTGTTCAAGCATATTCTCCCGAACGCCCTTGCTCCGCTTTTGGTTCAGGCGACGTTGGGCATGGGGTTTGCGATCTTGACCGCGGCCAGCTTAAGCTTCCTCGGCCTCGGGGTGAAACCGCCGATCGCCGAATGGGGGGCCATGATTTCGGAGGGCCGGGAATATATCATTTCGGGCGAATGGTGGCTTGTCACTTTCCCCGGTTTGGCCATCGCCACGGCGATTCTCGGTTTCAACCTGCTGGGCGACGGATTCCGCGATATTTTGGACCCGCGCTTGCGGTCCGGTAAATAG
- a CDS encoding ABC transporter substrate-binding protein — protein sequence MKTGMKYFLALVSLCVVLAGCAPKANPPAAEGNSKGQNETSGQAAGGSGTLTVAFSEGGTTLDPAEASDLTSDTFVIAAYDQLVTYGVKNVDGADVADTDNIKPMLAKEWEVSDDQLTYTFKLQEGVKFHSGNPLTAKSVVYTFDRVKNSNSGSFLYGMADIKSVTALDDSTVQMVLNKPNHMFLQIIALYNFSIVDDVAMEGKPADFLNTNTAGSGPFLLEKWDPASEAVLTANKAYWQGAPKLDKVTLKFTKEASNRVMLLDKGDIDMAIEIPPKDVASLEANSALAVKSNASNRILYLALNNKVKPFDNVKVRQAMAYAVPYDQLINDVMHGQAKIMKSSVASNTPGFTDKGYGYEHSLEKAKQLLAEAGYPDGFTFDLTLGSGFQDWEDDAVLIQAELAKIGVTMNINKVARAQFLEMQKQKNLTAYISKWTSFVNDPSYHLGFLMYSKGSSNYHNYSNAEVDKLWEQANLEPDLDKRNELYAKAQEIITTESPWLYLYEYNRIVGMNSKVSGYVYYPDEVIRFYPLSKN from the coding sequence ATGAAGACAGGCATGAAATATTTTCTGGCGCTGGTATCGCTGTGCGTAGTGTTGGCCGGATGTGCTCCGAAAGCCAATCCTCCGGCAGCCGAAGGAAATTCCAAGGGGCAAAATGAAACGTCCGGCCAGGCGGCTGGCGGCTCCGGGACGTTGACCGTCGCTTTTTCCGAAGGGGGCACGACCCTTGATCCGGCGGAAGCCAGCGACCTTACGTCCGACACGTTCGTTATCGCCGCTTACGACCAGCTTGTCACCTACGGGGTGAAAAACGTCGACGGGGCGGATGTAGCCGACACCGACAATATTAAGCCGATGCTGGCCAAGGAATGGGAAGTGTCCGACGATCAATTGACCTATACGTTTAAACTGCAGGAGGGCGTCAAATTCCATAGCGGCAATCCGCTCACCGCAAAATCGGTCGTTTATACGTTTGACCGTGTGAAAAATTCCAACTCCGGCAGCTTCCTGTACGGAATGGCGGACATCAAATCGGTAACCGCGCTCGACGACTCCACCGTGCAAATGGTGCTGAACAAACCAAATCATATGTTTTTGCAAATCATCGCTTTATACAATTTCTCCATCGTTGACGACGTGGCCATGGAAGGCAAACCCGCCGACTTTCTGAACACGAACACGGCCGGTTCCGGTCCGTTCCTGCTGGAGAAATGGGATCCGGCCAGCGAAGCGGTGCTGACGGCCAACAAAGCTTACTGGCAAGGCGCTCCGAAACTGGACAAGGTCACGCTCAAATTCACCAAAGAAGCTTCGAACCGCGTGATGCTGCTCGATAAAGGGGACATCGATATGGCCATTGAAATTCCGCCGAAAGATGTGGCCAGCCTGGAAGCCAACAGCGCGTTAGCCGTTAAGTCGAATGCCAGCAACCGGATTTTGTACCTCGCTCTGAACAACAAAGTCAAGCCTTTCGATAATGTGAAGGTGCGCCAGGCGATGGCTTACGCGGTGCCTTACGATCAGCTGATCAATGATGTTATGCACGGCCAGGCGAAAATCATGAAAAGCTCCGTGGCCAGCAATACGCCGGGATTCACCGACAAAGGTTACGGTTACGAGCACAGTCTGGAAAAAGCGAAGCAACTCTTGGCAGAGGCTGGTTATCCGGACGGATTCACATTTGACCTGACGCTGGGCTCGGGCTTCCAGGACTGGGAAGACGACGCGGTGCTCATTCAAGCGGAACTGGCTAAAATCGGCGTAACGATGAACATCAACAAAGTGGCGCGCGCGCAATTTCTGGAAATGCAAAAACAGAAAAACCTGACCGCCTACATTTCGAAATGGACGTCTTTCGTCAACGATCCTTCCTATCACCTCGGTTTTCTGATGTACAGCAAAGGATCGTCCAACTACCATAACTACAGCAATGCCGAAGTGGACAAGTTGTGGGAGCAGGCCAACCTGGAGCCGGACCTGGACAAACGCAACGAACTGTACGCTAAAGCGCAGGAAATCATTACGACTGAATCGCCATGGCTCTACTTATACGAATACAACCGCATCGTGGGCATGAACAGCAAAGTGAGCGGCTATGTGTATTACCCGGATGAAGTCATTCGCTTCTATCCGTTGTCGAAGAACTGA
- a CDS encoding M20 family metallopeptidase: protein MTDWKTKVLEEIDARQDELLELCSKLIQFPTENPPGDSREISAFIIDYLHRAGISTDIHAATEQMLNLVSKYKPASSNGRKKLIFCGHTDVVPAGDLDRWDFDPFSGEIRDGYMLGRGASDMKGGLAGLIFATALLAKLGVPLQGDLSLLIVPDEETGGHLGVPWVLERGLIAGTAAVIAEPSGPLNPTIGQKGSCWFEFTVEGTPGHGSLSPIVGESAIVKAAKGIEALQRLWDIEPKIPDEVKEIIEISKEYAKEREGQGLAYQVFDHVTVNIGTIQGGTKVNVVADRCTVQVDSRVPFGVDYREVMERAHSLLLGAGIETEIKPFGFQGNANWTPPEEPVVRHLVDSISEVSGEEAYGVLQWASSDARYFRTHQIPVLQYGPAELSTIHNFNEKAPVWQIIQCAKVYALTALKYLGVDEE, encoded by the coding sequence GTGACAGACTGGAAAACGAAAGTGCTGGAGGAAATCGACGCGCGGCAGGACGAGCTGCTTGAGCTTTGCTCGAAACTGATCCAGTTTCCGACGGAAAATCCGCCCGGCGACTCGCGTGAAATCAGCGCTTTTATCATTGACTACTTGCACCGGGCGGGAATATCGACGGACATTCACGCGGCGACGGAACAGATGCTGAACCTGGTGTCGAAATACAAACCGGCTTCGAGCAACGGCCGGAAAAAATTGATCTTTTGCGGGCATACCGATGTGGTGCCCGCAGGAGATCTGGATCGTTGGGACTTCGATCCGTTCAGCGGGGAAATTCGCGACGGCTACATGCTGGGGCGCGGCGCTTCGGACATGAAAGGCGGACTGGCCGGCCTTATTTTTGCCACCGCGCTGCTGGCCAAGCTGGGCGTGCCGCTGCAAGGCGATCTGTCGCTGCTCATTGTCCCGGACGAAGAAACGGGCGGCCATCTCGGCGTGCCGTGGGTTTTGGAACGCGGCTTGATCGCAGGCACCGCGGCGGTGATCGCCGAGCCTTCGGGGCCGCTGAATCCGACGATCGGACAGAAAGGAAGCTGCTGGTTCGAGTTCACCGTGGAAGGGACGCCGGGCCACGGCAGCCTGTCGCCGATCGTCGGCGAGAGCGCGATCGTCAAAGCGGCCAAAGGCATCGAGGCGCTGCAGCGGCTGTGGGATATCGAGCCTAAAATACCGGACGAAGTGAAGGAAATCATCGAGATTTCCAAGGAGTACGCGAAAGAGCGGGAAGGTCAGGGCCTGGCTTATCAAGTTTTTGATCATGTTACGGTCAATATCGGAACGATTCAAGGCGGCACCAAGGTCAATGTTGTAGCCGACCGCTGCACCGTGCAGGTCGACTCCCGCGTGCCGTTTGGCGTGGATTACCGCGAGGTGATGGAACGGGCTCATTCGCTGCTCCTTGGCGCGGGGATCGAAACGGAAATTAAACCGTTTGGTTTTCAAGGCAACGCCAACTGGACGCCGCCGGAGGAGCCGGTCGTCCGCCATCTGGTGGACAGCATTTCCGAGGTCAGCGGCGAGGAGGCTTACGGCGTATTGCAATGGGCTTCCAGCGACGCCCGCTATTTCCGCACCCATCAAATCCCGGTGCTGCAGTACGGTCCGGCAGAGCTGTCCACGATCCACAATTTCAATGAGAAGGCCCCGGTTTGGCAAATCATCCAATGCGCGAAAGTGTACGCGCTCACGGCCCTGAAATATTTGGGAGTCGATGAGGAATAG
- a CDS encoding ABC transporter ATP-binding protein, translating to MANLLEISGLRTEFTTPGGVIKAVDGVSFTVRKGETLGIVGESGCGKSITSLSIMQLLPKRVGRVAAGEIRFEGKNLLTASRREMRQIRGNRIAMIFQEPMTSLNPVFKVGKQVSEAARYHLKIGKQEARRRVVEMLAKVGIPRPEKIFDQYPHQLSGGMRQRVMIAMAMVCNPSLLIADEPTTALDVTIQAQILDLMRDLQSKEGTSIMMITHDLGVVAEMCDRVVIMYAGQVVEETDVKTLFREPRHPYTRGLLASLPQLAGDADRLKSIPGQVPSPLEMPSGCRFAPRCPMREERCQQAEPELKEVAPGHLCRCLLEQEASL from the coding sequence ATGGCCAATTTGCTGGAGATCTCCGGCCTCCGCACGGAGTTTACGACGCCGGGAGGCGTCATCAAGGCGGTGGATGGCGTCAGCTTTACGGTGCGCAAAGGGGAAACGCTCGGGATCGTCGGCGAATCGGGATGCGGGAAGAGCATCACCTCGCTGTCGATCATGCAGCTCCTACCGAAGCGGGTAGGCCGCGTCGCGGCGGGGGAAATCCGCTTCGAGGGCAAAAACCTGCTGACCGCTTCGCGCAGGGAAATGCGCCAAATTCGCGGCAATCGCATTGCGATGATTTTCCAGGAGCCGATGACGTCCCTGAATCCGGTATTCAAAGTCGGCAAGCAAGTATCCGAAGCCGCGCGCTATCATTTGAAAATCGGCAAACAGGAAGCGCGTAGGCGGGTGGTGGAGATGCTGGCCAAAGTCGGGATTCCCCGTCCCGAAAAAATATTCGACCAATATCCGCACCAGTTGTCCGGCGGCATGCGGCAGCGGGTGATGATCGCCATGGCGATGGTGTGCAACCCGAGCCTGCTGATCGCGGATGAGCCGACCACAGCCCTCGACGTGACGATTCAGGCGCAGATCCTCGATTTGATGCGCGATTTGCAGAGCAAAGAAGGAACATCGATCATGATGATCACCCACGACCTTGGGGTCGTGGCGGAAATGTGCGATCGCGTCGTCATTATGTATGCCGGGCAGGTCGTGGAAGAGACGGACGTCAAGACGCTGTTCCGGGAGCCGAGGCATCCTTATACCCGCGGCCTGCTGGCTTCGCTGCCGCAGCTGGCGGGGGACGCCGACCGGCTGAAGTCGATTCCGGGGCAGGTTCCGAGCCCGCTGGAAATGCCTTCGGGCTGCCGCTTCGCGCCCCGCTGTCCGATGCGTGAGGAACGCTGCCAACAGGCGGAGCCGGAGCTTAAGGAAGTCGCTCCAGGCCATCTGTGCCGGTGTCTGCTTGAACAGGAGGCTAGCTTATGA
- a CDS encoding ABC transporter ATP-binding protein produces the protein MSTLLEVRNLKKHYPIRKGLLSKQVGSVKAVDGVTMSVQRGETLAVVGESGCGKSTTGRAILRLIEPTDGEIRFDGTDVRALNPEQLRQMRTQMQMVFQDPYASLDPRWTVRQTLEEPLRTHSPGSASELKDRVAELMGVVGLSPYHADRYPHEFSGGQRQRIGIARALALNPKFIVCDEPVSALDVSIQAQVLNLMQDLQDRFGLTYLFISHDLSVVKFISDRVAVMYLGKVVELAPTAELFAAPLHPYTKALMSAVPVPNPEQRPERIVLTGDVPNPEHPPSGCAFHTRCPLATDLCRKEPPALRDVSSGRQAACHLV, from the coding sequence ATGAGTACCCTGCTTGAAGTGCGGAACTTGAAAAAGCATTACCCGATCCGCAAAGGACTGCTGTCCAAGCAAGTCGGCTCGGTGAAAGCGGTCGACGGAGTCACGATGTCGGTGCAGCGGGGGGAAACGCTCGCCGTTGTCGGCGAGTCCGGCTGCGGCAAATCGACGACGGGGCGGGCGATTTTGCGCCTGATCGAGCCGACGGACGGCGAAATCCGGTTTGACGGCACCGACGTGCGGGCGCTGAACCCGGAGCAGTTGCGGCAGATGCGCACGCAGATGCAGATGGTGTTCCAGGATCCTTACGCTTCGTTGGATCCGCGCTGGACCGTGCGGCAAACGCTGGAGGAGCCGCTCCGCACGCACAGTCCCGGCAGCGCCAGCGAGCTGAAGGACCGGGTGGCCGAACTGATGGGGGTCGTCGGGCTGTCGCCTTATCACGCTGACCGTTACCCGCACGAGTTTTCCGGCGGCCAGCGGCAGCGGATCGGCATCGCCCGGGCCCTGGCGCTGAACCCGAAGTTTATCGTCTGCGACGAGCCGGTATCCGCGCTGGACGTGTCGATTCAGGCGCAGGTGCTGAATCTGATGCAGGACTTGCAGGACCGGTTTGGTTTGACCTATCTGTTCATATCCCACGACCTGTCCGTGGTGAAGTTTATCAGCGACCGTGTCGCGGTGATGTATTTGGGTAAAGTAGTCGAGCTGGCGCCGACGGCGGAGCTGTTTGCGGCCCCGCTGCACCCGTATACCAAGGCGCTAATGTCCGCCGTGCCCGTGCCGAACCCGGAGCAGCGTCCGGAAAGAATCGTTCTTACCGGCGATGTTCCGAATCCGGAGCATCCGCCGAGCGGCTGCGCATTCCATACGCGCTGCCCGCTAGCGACCGATCTCTGCCGCAAGGAGCCCCCCGCGTTAAGGGATGTGTCTTCCGGCCGGCAGGCCGCTTGCCATCTTGTGTAA
- a CDS encoding transposase — MEVNAGTELQSFSSRFNSEQDCMEALIAMKWPNGFVCPRCAHTRCSYLTSRHIPLFECGKCKHQTSPLVGTIFEGTHLPLVKWFQALDLFLLEGGISALRLSKVIRVAYKTAWSMLHKIRHAVGEFDARELLSGDVKVNSDQYGRNPSRCQLSHPYASAVVAGCTVTESGEPEQVKIRLVPHKRGGEKRANRHDLTAFINGHVDVRTSAVQLFPQAFRLYAPLRKVVREAWESLKSTYGALGLKHLQAYLNEYTVRRRLRLQGGLPGAEETMRQKLLRMCVAIPAIPYRRLIARQPNQSLAAAA, encoded by the coding sequence ATGGAAGTCAATGCGGGAACGGAACTTCAATCATTCAGCAGCCGTTTTAACAGCGAGCAGGACTGCATGGAAGCGCTAATCGCGATGAAGTGGCCAAACGGCTTTGTCTGCCCGCGCTGCGCTCACACCCGGTGCAGCTATCTGACCTCCCGGCATATCCCTTTGTTCGAGTGCGGAAAGTGCAAGCATCAAACATCGCCTTTGGTCGGCACGATTTTTGAAGGAACGCATCTCCCTCTGGTGAAGTGGTTTCAGGCCCTGGATTTATTCCTGCTTGAGGGCGGCATCTCGGCGCTGCGGCTGAGCAAGGTGATCCGGGTCGCCTACAAAACAGCCTGGTCGATGCTGCACAAAATACGCCATGCCGTGGGGGAGTTCGATGCCCGGGAGCTGCTCTCCGGAGACGTGAAGGTGAACAGCGATCAGTATGGGCGTAATCCGTCCCGGTGTCAGCTTTCGCATCCGTACGCCTCGGCGGTCGTGGCCGGCTGCACGGTCACGGAGTCGGGCGAGCCGGAACAGGTCAAAATCCGCCTGGTACCGCATAAGCGGGGAGGCGAAAAAAGGGCAAACCGTCACGATCTAACCGCGTTCATCAATGGGCATGTGGATGTCCGTACATCGGCGGTACAGTTGTTCCCTCAGGCCTTTCGGCTGTATGCGCCCTTGCGGAAAGTGGTGAGAGAGGCATGGGAATCGCTGAAGAGTACGTATGGAGCCCTGGGACTGAAGCATCTGCAGGCGTACCTGAACGAGTACACCGTACGCCGTCGGCTGCGCCTGCAAGGAGGACTGCCCGGAGCGGAAGAAACGATGCGGCAGAAGTTGCTGCGCATGTGTGTGGCGATTCCGGCGATCCCATACCGCCGGCTGATCGCGCGCCAACCGAACCAGTCCCTTGCGGCTGCGGCCTGA
- the sucC gene encoding ADP-forming succinate--CoA ligase subunit beta: MNIHEYQGKEVLKQYGVAVPEGRVAFTVDEAVEAAKALGTPVVVVKAQIHAGGRGKAGGVKVAKNLDEVKSYAQELLGKVLVTHQTGPEGKEVKRLLIEQGCDIKKEYYVGVVVDRGTGRVTMMASEEGGTEIEEVAAATPEKIFKEVIDPAVGLTPFQARRLAFAINIPSELVGKAAQFMLALYNAFIDKDCSIAEINPLVVTGDGNVLALDAKLNFDSNALFRHKDILELRDLEEENEKEIEASKFDLSYIALDGNIGCMVNGAGLAMATMDIIKYYGGDPANFLDVGGGATAEKVTEAFKIILSDAKVKGIFVNIFGGIMKCDVIASGIVEAAKQVGLDRPLVVRLEGTNVALGKQILADSGLAIVSADSMADGAQKIVSLVS; encoded by the coding sequence ATGAATATCCATGAATATCAAGGAAAAGAAGTCCTGAAGCAGTACGGCGTTGCCGTTCCTGAAGGACGGGTGGCATTTACGGTCGATGAAGCCGTTGAAGCGGCGAAAGCGCTGGGGACTCCTGTAGTCGTTGTCAAAGCGCAGATCCACGCCGGGGGCCGGGGAAAAGCCGGCGGCGTCAAAGTCGCGAAAAATTTGGACGAAGTCAAAAGCTATGCGCAGGAGCTTCTCGGCAAAGTGCTGGTCACGCATCAGACGGGACCTGAAGGCAAGGAGGTTAAGCGACTCCTGATCGAGCAGGGCTGCGATATCAAGAAGGAATACTATGTCGGCGTTGTCGTCGACCGCGGCACGGGACGCGTTACGATGATGGCTTCCGAGGAAGGCGGCACGGAAATCGAAGAAGTGGCCGCGGCTACGCCGGAGAAAATTTTTAAAGAAGTGATCGATCCGGCAGTCGGACTTACGCCGTTTCAGGCGCGCCGTTTGGCTTTTGCGATTAACATTCCAAGCGAGCTTGTCGGAAAAGCCGCGCAGTTTATGCTGGCTTTGTACAATGCGTTTATTGACAAAGATTGCTCCATTGCGGAAATCAACCCGTTGGTTGTGACCGGTGACGGCAATGTGCTGGCACTCGACGCCAAGCTGAATTTTGATTCGAACGCTTTGTTCCGTCACAAGGACATTTTGGAGCTGCGCGATTTGGAAGAAGAGAACGAAAAGGAGATCGAAGCCTCCAAATTCGACCTTAGTTATATCGCCCTCGATGGGAACATCGGCTGCATGGTTAACGGGGCCGGCCTGGCGATGGCAACGATGGACATCATTAAATATTATGGCGGCGACCCGGCCAACTTCCTGGATGTAGGGGGCGGTGCGACGGCCGAGAAAGTCACGGAGGCGTTTAAAATCATTTTGTCCGACGCCAAGGTGAAGGGTATTTTCGTCAATATTTTTGGCGGCATCATGAAATGCGACGTCATTGCTTCCGGCATTGTTGAAGCGGCAAAGCAGGTCGGTCTGGACCGTCCGCTCGTCGTACGGCTGGAAGGCACGAACGTAGCTCTTGGAAAACAGATTTTGGCCGATTCGGGGCTGGCGATCGTATCCGCAGACTCCATGGCTGACGGCGCGCAAAAGATCGTTTCGCTTGTATCCTAA
- the sucD gene encoding succinate--CoA ligase subunit alpha has product MSILVDKNTKVITQGITGKTALFHAKGALDYGTQMVGGTSPGKGGSQVDIALENGSTVSLPVFNTVKEAKAATGATASVIYVPPAAAADSILEAVEAEMELVICITEGIPVLDMVKVKRYMEGKKTVLIGPNCPGVITPGECKIGIMPGYIHLPGHVGVVSRSGTLTYEAVHQLTTRGIGQSSAVGIGGDPVKGSEFIDILRRFNEDENTHAVIMIGEIGGTAEEEAAEWIKENMTKPVVGFIGGVTAPPGKRMGHAGAIISGGKGTAKEKIAKLEACGIKVAPTPSEMGATLVSVLEERGLLDLCTTH; this is encoded by the coding sequence ATGAGTATTTTGGTCGATAAAAATACAAAGGTCATCACCCAGGGGATTACAGGCAAAACCGCCCTGTTTCACGCCAAAGGCGCCCTGGATTACGGCACCCAAATGGTGGGGGGGACTTCGCCGGGCAAAGGGGGAAGCCAGGTTGACATTGCCCTGGAAAACGGGAGCACGGTCAGCCTGCCCGTTTTCAACACGGTGAAGGAAGCGAAAGCCGCTACCGGTGCGACCGCCAGCGTGATTTACGTGCCGCCGGCGGCGGCGGCCGATTCCATTCTCGAAGCCGTAGAAGCGGAAATGGAGCTCGTCATCTGCATTACGGAAGGGATTCCGGTGCTCGATATGGTTAAAGTCAAACGTTATATGGAAGGAAAAAAGACCGTGCTGATCGGTCCGAACTGCCCTGGCGTAATCACACCGGGGGAATGTAAAATCGGCATTATGCCGGGATACATTCATCTTCCCGGTCATGTCGGCGTCGTCTCCCGCAGCGGTACGCTGACGTACGAAGCCGTGCATCAGCTTACGACCCGCGGCATCGGGCAATCCTCGGCCGTCGGCATCGGCGGCGACCCGGTAAAGGGATCGGAGTTTATCGATATTTTACGCCGGTTTAATGAAGACGAGAATACGCATGCCGTTATCATGATCGGGGAAATCGGCGGCACGGCGGAAGAGGAAGCGGCCGAATGGATCAAGGAAAACATGACGAAACCTGTCGTCGGTTTCATCGGCGGGGTTACGGCGCCTCCGGGAAAACGGATGGGTCATGCCGGCGCGATCATTTCCGGCGGGAAAGGCACGGCGAAGGAAAAAATCGCCAAGCTTGAGGCCTGCGGCATCAAAGTTGCGCCGACGCCTTCGGAAATGGGCGCTACGCTCGTCAGCGTGCTCGAAGAACGCGGTCTGCTCGACCTCTGCACGACACATTGA